In the Peptoclostridium acidaminophilum DSM 3953 genome, one interval contains:
- the istA gene encoding IS21 family transposase, which yields MKGVIIDVDIYQKIREMSTIQGMSQRAIAKTLGISRNTVKKYCDGDSVPWERKEYNRKADILTDDVLKFILHCLEEDKSENINKQQHTARRIYQRLVTEKQFAGGESTVRLAVKRIKGNIPKSFIPLEFDPGEALQIDWGEATVYLDGIKNKINLFCARLCFSCAIFVMAFKHQNEESFLEGQQKAFEFFGGIPHKTIFDNAKVAVKEGFGQYAKIQNRYKAFSAHYAFQPLFCNIASGNEKGLVENLVGFSRRNFLVPVPRIKNLSELNSLLSEKCNEYKQHMIQGREGTVGMRLFQEASYFYSLPKYSFDTSKTAIAKVNEYSTVRFDKNNYSVPATLIGQEATIKAYGNEIRIHHKSAVVASYDRIYGPGGYTSYTLEHYMPLLERKPRSVFNAKPVRQAIQRDLLEWGMKFPNANRDTVKLLRLCLDYGTDRIIGIKNQIPATVSPTIDLVRSYLDGPVSNGVISVATDISVDNVDLSAYDAKFKVAVNG from the coding sequence ATGAAAGGTGTGATCATTGACGTGGACATTTACCAAAAGATTAGAGAAATGAGTACAATCCAGGGTATGTCTCAAAGGGCTATCGCTAAAACGCTCGGCATATCTCGCAATACCGTCAAAAAATATTGTGACGGTGACAGCGTTCCATGGGAACGCAAAGAATACAATCGTAAGGCAGACATTCTGACTGACGATGTATTAAAGTTCATTCTTCATTGCCTTGAGGAAGACAAATCCGAAAATATAAACAAACAGCAGCATACTGCAAGGCGCATATATCAACGGCTTGTAACTGAAAAACAGTTTGCCGGCGGCGAGTCAACAGTAAGATTGGCTGTAAAAAGGATTAAAGGGAATATTCCCAAGTCATTTATCCCATTGGAATTCGATCCGGGGGAAGCTCTCCAAATTGATTGGGGAGAAGCCACCGTGTATCTTGACGGGATTAAAAACAAAATCAATCTCTTTTGTGCAAGGCTATGCTTCAGTTGCGCAATTTTCGTAATGGCATTCAAGCACCAGAACGAGGAATCCTTCTTGGAAGGTCAACAGAAGGCATTTGAATTCTTTGGCGGTATTCCTCATAAAACAATATTTGATAATGCTAAAGTTGCAGTAAAAGAAGGCTTTGGCCAATACGCAAAGATTCAAAACAGGTACAAGGCCTTTAGCGCCCATTATGCATTTCAACCGTTGTTTTGCAACATTGCAAGCGGAAATGAAAAGGGCCTGGTTGAAAACCTTGTAGGATTTTCAAGAAGAAACTTCCTGGTTCCTGTTCCAAGGATAAAAAACTTATCAGAGCTGAATAGTTTACTATCAGAAAAATGCAACGAGTATAAGCAGCATATGATACAAGGACGTGAGGGAACTGTCGGTATGCGGCTCTTTCAAGAAGCATCATACTTCTACTCACTTCCAAAATACAGTTTTGATACAAGCAAAACTGCGATTGCAAAAGTAAATGAATACTCCACAGTAAGGTTTGATAAAAACAATTATTCAGTTCCGGCAACACTGATAGGCCAGGAAGCCACAATAAAGGCCTATGGCAACGAAATCAGAATACATCACAAGTCTGCAGTCGTGGCATCCTATGACCGCATCTATGGTCCAGGGGGCTACACCAGCTATACTCTGGAGCACTACATGCCACTTCTGGAACGAAAGCCACGCTCCGTATTCAACGCCAAACCTGTAAGGCAGGCTATTCAGAGAGACCTGCTTGAATGGGGAATGAAATTCCCAAATGCAAACAGGGATACTGTCAAACTTCTTCGATTGTGCCTTGATTATGGCACTGACAGGATAATCGGCATTAAAAACCAAATACCTGCTACGGTAAGTCCCACAATCGACCTGGTACGAAGTTACTTGGATGGTCCTGTATCAAACGGCGTAATATCGGTTGCAACGGATATCTCAGTTGATAATGTGGACCTATCGGCTTATGATGCCAAATTCAAAGTGGCGGTGAACGGATAA
- a CDS encoding transposon-transfer assisting family protein — translation MSRFTVEETNLMCIYNVGSRTDLLSELSAMQKHLQSDETELLDLTKSVIDKLTDMNDTEFESISDELIGDFELIE, via the coding sequence ATGAGTAGATTTACAGTTGAAGAAACTAATTTGATGTGTATTTACAATGTTGGTTCAAGGACAGATTTATTATCTGAGCTTTCTGCGATGCAGAAACACCTTCAATCTGACGAAACTGAGCTGCTTGATCTAACCAAATCGGTTATAGATAAGCTAACTGACATGAATGACACTGAGTTTGAAAGTATTTCTGACGAGCTAATAGGCGACTTTGAGTTGATAGAATGA